One genomic window of Phoenix dactylifera cultivar Barhee BC4 chromosome 6, palm_55x_up_171113_PBpolish2nd_filt_p, whole genome shotgun sequence includes the following:
- the LOC103707616 gene encoding nucleolar protein 6, with product MGPETNSMDLKVRELLKEVQLDASAIKSLDGAVSSVIDAIRAIPDQEVSSESTPAFIRDLRVPSDKVSLTFRSPEHVQVGGSHSIRSIAKPDVNIDLLIRMPKECFHEKDYLNHRYHAKRLLYLRVVEKSLKSCPVVRKIGWSTFQNEARKPVLLVFPVMEIAEHFEFFIRIIPTATSVFNVSRLNLTRNNVRAFSQGGVTQATPKYNSSIMEDMFLEENAEFVGKVFLEWKSLEEALILLKVWARHRSSIYMHDCLNGYLISVIMSYLTVQSGGNLINKSMNAMQIFRVSLKFIATSSLFEKGLSLQPLGHGNLSKEDMAQYLQLFSVVICDASGHFNLTFRMTKAAFSALQDEASWTLDCIDKCRDGGFDEIFMTKVDFAAKFDYCMRINLKGNARVYASDFCLDDECWRICEKDMNSLIQQALSDRAKLIRVNWRNTPSEWNINDGFSKFSNEPMLVGIMTSSQEKSFRVVDVGPSPEKKEEAVKFRKFWGEKAELRRFKDGTIAESTVWECEPWERHLIIKIIIEFILTKHFLLLKEDMVVIVDQLDFCLHLDGKDPTSFSEGLIRAFELLAKRLRLLDDIPLRISSVQPLDPAFRHTSVLPPEPHPLAYEKGFDKKPPNFTTTCIRPLEVMIQLEGSGNWPLDHVAIEKTKSAFLLKIGESLQDHWGVFCTASEDEVDVLMSGYAFHLRILHERGLNVSRIQAGNDKVKSALSIDKELFLRSQHSSMINGLHGRFPTYGPVVRLAKRWVSSHLFSSFLAEEAIELVVAYLFLKPFPFHAPCSRITGFLRFLRLLSNYDWIFSPLIVDINNDFTSKDEKEINENFMLSRKSYEENAQAVEPAMFLATSYDKASEAWTKFSPNRLVLKRIASYARSSADLLTNLILQGHNGPYTWECLFRTPLNNYDAVVLLHRDRLSDPRRLLFPAEINNGKHVIWGKASKDFHPYMPLGGALKSLEDARNKLLVNFDPIRYLFEDLKREFPGTFNVWCDSLGGDAIGLTWEKKDSKKRGRDEADEIRRDPTDILREVGEVGKGFVKSVHLLKAPRFQS from the exons ATGGGTCCCGAAACGAACTCCATGGATCTCAAGGTGAGAGAGCTCTTGAAGGAGGTCCAGCTCGACGCTTCCGCCATCAAATCCCTGGATGGAGCTGTCTCTTCGGTCATAGATGCCATCAGAGCGATCCCAGATCAGGAGGTGAGCTCTGAATCCACTCCGGCCTTTATCAGAGACCTCCGCGTGCCCTCCGATAAGGTCTCCCTCACGTTCCGGAGCCCGGAGCATGTCCAAGTCGGTGGCAGCCACTCCATCCGGTCTATTGCAAAACCTGATGTCAATATTGATCTTCTAATTCGGATGCCCAAG GAGTGCTTTCACGAGAAGGATTACTTGAACCATCGGTACCATGCAAAGAGATTACTTTACCTTCGTGTGGTTGAGAAGAGCTTAAAATCATGCCCTGTCGTGAGGAAGATTGGATGGTCGACCTTTCAGAATGAGGCCCGAAAGCCTGTTCTGTTAGTTTTCCCAG TTATGGAGATTGCTGAACATTTTGAATTTTTCATTCGGATAATACCAACAGCTACATCTGTGTTTAATGTCTCGAGATTGAATTTAACAAGAAATAACGTTCGTGCATTCAGCCAAG GTGGTGTTACTCAAGCTACTCCAAAGTACAATAGCAGTATAATGGAAGACATGTTTTTGGAGGAAAATGCAGAATTTGTCGGAAAAGTTTTTCTTGAATGGAAGAGCTTGGAAGAGGCTTTAATTTTACTTAAA GTTTGGGCTCGACATAGAAGTTCCATCTACATGCATGATTGCTTGAATGGTTACTTAATATCTGTCATAATGTCATACCTGACAGTACAATCTGGGGGAAATCTTATAAACAAGTCAATGAACGCTATGCAAATTTTCCGGGTCAGCTTGAAATTTATTG CAACTtcaagtttatttgaaaagggcCTTTCTCTTCAGCCTCTAGGCCACGGTAACCTGTCCAAGGAG GATATGGCTCAATACTTGCAGCTGTTTAGTGTTGTTATCTGTGATGCATCTGGCCATTTTAATTTGACATTCCGGATGACAAAGGCTGCTTTTTCTGCG CTTCAAGATGAGGCTTCTTGGACGCTCGATTGCATCGACAAATGCAGAGATGGTGGATTTGATGAGATTTTCATGACCAAGGTTGATTTTGCTGCAAAGTTTGATTACTGCATGAG AATAAACTTGAAAGGAAATGCTAGAGTTTATGCGTCAGACTTCTGCTTGGATGATGAATGTTGGAGAATATGTGAGAAGGACATGAACTCTCTAATTCAACAAGCTCTAAGTGACAGAGCAAAGTTAATACGTGTGAACTGGAGAAACACACCATCTGAATGGAATATAAATGAT GGTTTCTCAAAGTTCAGTAATGAACCCATGCTTGTCGGTATAATGACTAGCTCCCAAGAGAAGAGCTTTCGAGTGGTAGATGTCGGTCCAAGCCctgagaaaaaagaagag GCtgtcaaattcagaaaattttgggGTGAAAAAGCAGAACTAAGGCGATTTAAAGATGGGACCATTGCGGAGAGCACAG TGTGGGAGTGTGAGCCATGGGAGAGACATCTTATTATCAAAATAATCATTGAGTTTATTCTTACTAAGCATTTTCTTCTACTGAAAGAAGACATGGTTGTCATAGTAGATCAGCTTGATTTTTGCCTACATCTTGATGGTAAAG ATCCCACATCATTTTCTGAAGGTCTGATTAGAGCTTTTGAGCTTTTGGCGAAGCGGTTACGGCTTCTAGATGATATTCCTTTGAGAATATCTAGTGTACAGCCACTAGATCCAG CTTTCAGGCACACATCTGTCCTTCCTCCTGAACCTCATCCACTGGCTTATGAAAAAGGTTTTGATAAGAAACCACCAAATTTCACTACAACTTGTATCCGGCCGCTAGAAGTTATGATTCAG CTAGAGGGATCAGGGAACTGGCCCTTGGACCATGTAGCTATTGAGAAGACTAAATCTGCATTTCTTCTAAAAATTGGAGAAAG CCTTCAGGATCATTGGGGTGTATTTTGTACTGCTAGCGAAGATGAGGTAGATGTGCTTATGTCTGGATATGCATTTCATCTTAGAATTCTGCATGAGAGAGGCTTGAATGTGTCAAGGATCCAAG CTGGAAACGATAAAGTAAAAAGTGCTCTATCTATAGACAAGGAGTTATTCCTCCGAAGCCAGCATTCTAGCATGATTAATGGTTTGCATGGCCGTTTCCCTACGTATGGACCTGTTGTTAG GCTTGCAAAACGTTGGGTTTCTTCACATCTATTTTCATCATTCCTGGCTGAGGAGGCAATTGAATTGGTGGTTGCATACCTCTTTTTGAAGCCATTTCCATTTCATGCTCCTTGCTCACGGATTACTGGATTTTTAAG GTTCTTGCGGTTACTGTCAAATTATGATTGGATTTTCTCTCCCTTGATTGTTGACATAAATAATGATTTTACGTCGAAGGATGAGAAGGAGATAAAT GAAAACTTTATGTTGAGCAGAAAATCTTATGAAGAAAATGCCCAAGCTGTTGAGCCAGCTATGTTCTTGGCCACGTCATATGATAAGGCATCTGAAGCTTGGACCAAGTTCTCACCAAACAGATTG GTGCTCAAGCGGATTGCTTCTTATGCCCGAAGCAGTGCTGACCTTTTGACCAATCTGATCCTTCAGGGTCACAATGGCCCTTACACATGGGAG TGTCTGTTCCGGACTCCTTTGAATAACTATGATGCCGTggttcttctccatcgagaTAGACTTTCTGATCCTCGACGCCTTCTTTTCCCTGCTGAGATTAATAATG GAAAGCATGTAATTTGGGGAAAAGCGAGCAAGGATTTCCATCCCTACATGCCACTTGGGGGTGCACTGAAAAGCTTGGAAGATGCAAGGAATAAGCTGTTGGTCAATTTTGATCCAATTAGATATCTTTTCGAGGACCTGAAG AGGGAGTTTCCAGGCACCTTCAATGTGTGGTGTGATTCTCTTGGAGGTGATGCAATTGGTCTGACATGGGAGAAGAAGGATTCAAAG AAACGTGGTCGAGACGAAGCTGATGAGATTAGAAGAGACCCAACAGATATTCTAAGAGAAGTTGGAGAAGTGGGTAAGGGATTTGTGAAGAGTGTGCATCTTCTCAAGGCTCCAAGGTTCCAGAGCTAA
- the LOC108511333 gene encoding 60S ribosomal protein L6, mitochondrial-like, which yields MEAKFFRFLKIVGVGFRGRTEAEGRRLFLKLGYSHEVEFAVPPAVRVFCFKPNIICCTGIDKQRVHQFAGAVRSCKPPEVYKGKGIMYIDEVVKKKQGKKSK from the coding sequence ATGGAAGCCAAATTCTTTCGGTTTCTAAAGATTGTGGGAGTTGGGTTTAGAGGAAGAACTGAAGCAGAAGGTCGCCGACTGTTCTTAAAATTGGGCTACAGTCATGAGGTTGAATTTGCTGTTCCTCCTGCTGTTCGTGTTTTCTGCTTTAAACCCAACATTATTTGTTGTACGGGGATAGACAAACAAAGGGTACACCAGTTTGCAGGTGCAGTTCGTAGCTGTAAGCCCCCTGAAGTCTACAAAGGCAAGGGTATCATGTACATTGATGAAGTAGTAAAGAAGAAGCAAGGAAAAAAATCAAAGTAA